A region from the Oceanidesulfovibrio marinus genome encodes:
- a CDS encoding radical SAM protein, translated as MVTGIHILLTYACTHECDHCFLYCSPRAKGVMTAAQVRAVLDEAEKIGTVEWIFFEGGEPSLYYPLLLEGVRQARNRGFQVGIVSNAFGAVSDEDAELWLKPLAELGVSSLSLSDDAFHYGEERSPARRALEAAQRLGIPVSTIAIEKPFVEAAPGQGQDKGAPVIGGGAMFKGRAADTLTEDLPRRPYQEFTACTHEELVKPKRLHVDPFGHVHICQGVSMGNMWERPLSDLVAEYEAGAHPICGPLVEGGPALLAERYGVELDGCVDECHCCFLARRALLDSFPEHLAPRQVYGRE; from the coding sequence GTGGTAACAGGCATCCATATTCTACTGACCTATGCGTGCACCCACGAGTGCGACCATTGCTTTCTGTACTGCAGCCCACGGGCAAAGGGTGTGATGACCGCGGCGCAGGTCCGCGCCGTGCTGGACGAGGCCGAGAAGATCGGCACGGTGGAGTGGATCTTCTTCGAGGGCGGCGAGCCCTCCCTGTACTACCCGTTGCTGCTCGAAGGCGTCCGGCAGGCGCGGAATCGGGGGTTCCAGGTCGGAATCGTTTCCAACGCCTTTGGCGCGGTCTCCGATGAAGATGCGGAGCTGTGGCTGAAGCCGTTGGCCGAGCTCGGCGTATCAAGCCTCAGCCTCAGCGACGACGCCTTTCATTACGGGGAAGAGCGCAGCCCGGCCAGACGGGCGCTGGAAGCGGCGCAACGGCTCGGGATTCCGGTCTCGACGATCGCCATTGAGAAGCCGTTCGTGGAAGCCGCGCCCGGACAGGGACAGGACAAGGGAGCGCCGGTCATCGGCGGTGGCGCCATGTTCAAGGGCCGGGCCGCGGACACGCTGACAGAAGATCTGCCGAGACGACCGTATCAGGAGTTCACGGCGTGCACCCACGAGGAGCTGGTGAAGCCGAAGCGGCTGCATGTGGATCCGTTCGGCCACGTCCACATCTGCCAGGGCGTGAGCATGGGCAACATGTGGGAGCGACCGCTTTCGGATCTGGTCGCGGAGTACGAGGCTGGCGCGCATCCCATCTGCGGGCCGCTGGTTGAAGGAGGCCCGGCGCTGCTGGCGGAAAGGTACGGAGTGGAGCTCGATGGCTGTGTGGACGAGTGCCACTGCTGCTTCCTTGCCCGGCGTGCGCTGCTCGACAGCTTTCCGGAGCACCTGGCCCCGCGCCAGGTCTATGGTCGGGAGTAA
- a CDS encoding aminotransferase class V-fold PLP-dependent enzyme, with amino-acid sequence MIPNQRALFDIPDDIAYLNCAFTSPLLKSARVAADAALDRKAHPWQLSAPDFIASMETSRALFAQLANCTSDDVAIVPAASYGVATAARNLSPLPGERILVLAEQFPSHVYSWRNLAARTGAVVETIPRQEDQDWTRAILEAFEDGPRAAIAALPPSHWTDGTRVDLVTIGQRCRESGTALVVDATQAMGASIVDLAAIQPDFLVTASHKWLLGAYGYGFLYVAPHRQEGEPLEENYLSRAGSEDFSRLVDYQDAYQPGARRFDMGEASMFQLAPVAAAGITQILDWTLPAVVDTLAALTDRIADRAQSLGLAVAPKSARAPHMLGLGLPAGKDTPALLSALAAHKVSVSIRGASVRVAPHLYTTDQDIETFFGVLERFLG; translated from the coding sequence ATGATCCCCAATCAGCGTGCACTCTTCGACATCCCGGACGACATCGCCTACCTGAACTGCGCCTTCACCTCACCGTTGCTCAAGTCTGCGCGCGTCGCGGCCGACGCCGCCCTGGACCGCAAGGCCCATCCCTGGCAGCTGTCGGCGCCGGACTTCATCGCCTCCATGGAGACCAGCCGCGCGCTGTTCGCGCAGCTCGCCAACTGCACGTCTGACGACGTGGCCATCGTGCCGGCCGCCTCCTACGGCGTTGCCACGGCCGCGCGGAACCTGTCGCCGCTGCCCGGCGAGCGCATCCTCGTGCTGGCCGAGCAGTTCCCGTCCCACGTCTACTCCTGGCGCAATCTCGCCGCCCGCACCGGCGCCGTGGTCGAGACCATCCCTCGCCAGGAGGACCAGGACTGGACCCGCGCCATCCTGGAGGCCTTCGAGGACGGGCCGCGTGCGGCCATCGCCGCCCTGCCGCCGTCCCACTGGACCGACGGCACCCGCGTGGACCTCGTCACCATTGGCCAGCGCTGCCGCGAGTCCGGCACGGCCCTGGTCGTCGACGCCACCCAGGCCATGGGCGCCTCCATCGTGGATCTCGCCGCCATTCAGCCGGACTTCCTGGTCACGGCATCGCACAAGTGGCTGCTCGGCGCCTACGGCTACGGCTTCCTCTACGTCGCGCCGCACCGCCAGGAAGGCGAACCTCTCGAAGAGAACTACCTCTCCCGCGCCGGCAGCGAGGACTTCTCCCGGCTCGTGGACTACCAGGACGCCTACCAGCCCGGCGCCCGCCGCTTCGACATGGGCGAGGCCTCCATGTTCCAGCTCGCCCCGGTGGCCGCCGCCGGCATCACCCAGATCCTCGACTGGACCCTGCCGGCCGTTGTCGACACCCTCGCCGCCTTGACCGACCGTATCGCCGACCGCGCCCAATCCCTGGGCCTCGCCGTTGCGCCCAAAAGCGCACGCGCGCCCCACATGCTCGGCCTTGGCCTGCCCGCCGGCAAGGACACCCCCGCCCTGCTCTCCGCCCTGGCCGCCCACAAGGTTTCCGTCTCCATCCGCGGCGCCAGCGTGCGCGTAGCACCGCACCTCTACACAACAGACCAGGATATCGAGACATTCTTCGGCGTGTTGGAACGCTTTCTCGGATGA
- a CDS encoding beta-phosphoglucomutase family hydrolase: MTAEVCKGVIFDLDGVITGTAKVHAQSWEKMFNEFLSRYAEREDKPFLPFDPKDDYLKYVDGKPRYQGVKSFLQSRGIDLSFGSPEDPSDKETICGLGNRKNDFFREIVKEQGPEVFETSVQFIKALKEEGIRVGVASSSRNCRLILEQAGLMDMFDTRVDGEVSAELKLQGKPNPDIFVTAAHNMGLRSAQCVVVEDAISGVQAGKAGNFGLVLGVARGVEGTLLERFGADIVVRDLGEITLADVREWFRTGLQEDGWNLHYEGFDPGDEKLRETLTTVGNGVVGTRGAFEGESAGFHYYPGTYIAGVFNKLPSEVHGRTIYNNDFVNCPNWLLVEFKIGNSDYVSPMSLEILSYHQNLDLRRAVLERTIVCKDKLGRITRIHTGRLASMAEPGLLCLHYDITPINYNAPITVRSSLDGNIINDNVARYRQLASRHLEFVNSGPAEDGESIYLHMRTNVSNYEIVLQAKTQVYEERDRLELDKKLVTDMARIGEEMVIQAKENRTYRVEKLVGLATSLHEIMEGVSSLRDEAARWMDKAHSFHNALGPHTRAWEALWDKCDVQIRGDRFSQKVARLHMYHLLVTASPHNKMLDAGMPARGLHGESYRGHIFWDEIYIMPFYDLHYPEIAQALLMYRFNRLGPAMEYARQNGYEGAMYPWQTADDGYEETQELHYNPQSDDWGPDLSRRQRHVSIAVFFNIWRYAASSGDNQFLAEYGAEVMLQIARFWGSIAYFDKDTGRYHIEGIMGPDEFHEKLPGSDTLGLKDNAYTNIMVVWLLEKALSLLDTGILSPEIMSKLEESGFSDKDVAKWRDMTTKMNVIITDDGIISQFEGYMDLDELDWDDYRKRYYSVGRMDRILKAEGDSPDHYKVAKQADVLMTYYLLEPDEVSRILNQLGYATGDPIELLTKNYEYYVARTSHGSTLSKIVHTVIACYVHGCHQAWQWFKEAMESDIYDTQGGTTTEGIHSGVMAGTIEAVTRYFAGVDLSGDVICIHPSLPEHWTKLAFKLLWKSTWYGFRITQDRVAVRVEGKGHRSIPVRIVDTELILTPGEEQEVRY, translated from the coding sequence ATGACCGCTGAAGTATGCAAGGGAGTCATCTTCGACCTGGACGGAGTCATCACTGGAACCGCAAAGGTCCACGCACAGTCGTGGGAGAAGATGTTCAACGAGTTCCTGAGCAGGTATGCAGAACGAGAAGACAAGCCCTTCCTGCCGTTCGATCCCAAGGACGACTACCTCAAATATGTGGACGGCAAGCCGCGCTACCAGGGCGTGAAGAGCTTTCTGCAATCGCGTGGCATAGACCTTTCCTTTGGCTCACCCGAAGACCCCAGCGACAAGGAAACCATCTGCGGTCTCGGGAATCGTAAGAACGACTTCTTCCGCGAGATCGTCAAGGAGCAGGGTCCTGAGGTCTTCGAGACTTCGGTGCAGTTCATCAAGGCGCTCAAGGAAGAGGGCATCCGCGTGGGCGTGGCCTCCTCCAGCCGCAACTGCCGGCTCATCCTGGAGCAGGCCGGCCTCATGGACATGTTCGACACCCGCGTGGACGGCGAGGTCTCGGCCGAGCTGAAGCTTCAGGGCAAGCCCAATCCAGACATCTTCGTCACCGCGGCGCACAACATGGGGCTGCGCTCGGCCCAGTGCGTGGTGGTGGAAGACGCCATCAGCGGCGTGCAGGCCGGCAAGGCCGGGAACTTCGGCCTGGTGCTGGGCGTGGCCCGCGGCGTGGAAGGCACGCTGCTGGAGCGGTTCGGCGCGGATATCGTGGTGCGCGACCTGGGCGAGATCACCCTTGCCGACGTCCGGGAGTGGTTTCGCACTGGTCTGCAGGAGGACGGCTGGAACCTCCACTACGAAGGGTTCGACCCTGGTGACGAAAAGCTCCGCGAAACCCTGACCACCGTGGGCAACGGCGTGGTGGGCACGCGCGGCGCCTTTGAGGGCGAGTCCGCCGGCTTCCACTACTACCCCGGCACGTACATCGCCGGCGTCTTCAACAAGCTGCCCAGCGAGGTCCACGGCCGCACCATCTATAACAACGACTTCGTCAACTGCCCCAACTGGCTGCTCGTCGAGTTCAAGATCGGCAACAGCGACTACGTCAGCCCCATGTCCCTGGAGATACTGAGCTATCACCAGAATCTGGACCTGCGCCGCGCCGTGCTGGAGCGGACCATCGTCTGCAAGGACAAGCTGGGACGCATCACCCGCATCCACACCGGTCGCCTTGCCTCCATGGCCGAGCCGGGGCTTCTCTGCCTGCATTACGACATCACGCCCATCAACTACAACGCGCCCATCACCGTGCGTTCCTCCCTGGACGGCAACATCATCAACGACAACGTCGCCCGCTACAGACAGCTTGCCTCCCGCCACCTGGAGTTCGTCAACTCCGGTCCTGCCGAGGACGGCGAGTCCATTTATCTGCACATGCGCACCAACGTCTCGAACTACGAGATCGTTTTGCAGGCCAAGACGCAGGTCTACGAGGAGCGCGACCGGCTGGAGCTGGACAAGAAGCTCGTCACGGACATGGCGCGCATCGGCGAGGAGATGGTCATCCAGGCAAAGGAAAATCGCACCTACCGCGTGGAAAAGCTCGTGGGGCTGGCCACCAGCCTGCACGAGATCATGGAAGGCGTCTCCTCCCTGCGCGACGAAGCCGCCCGCTGGATGGACAAGGCCCACTCCTTCCACAACGCCCTGGGGCCGCACACCCGCGCCTGGGAAGCGCTCTGGGACAAGTGCGACGTCCAGATCCGCGGGGATCGCTTCTCTCAGAAGGTCGCCCGGCTGCACATGTACCACCTGCTGGTCACGGCCTCGCCCCACAACAAGATGCTCGACGCTGGCATGCCGGCGCGCGGCCTGCACGGCGAGTCCTACCGCGGCCATATCTTCTGGGACGAGATCTACATCATGCCGTTCTACGATCTCCACTACCCCGAGATCGCCCAGGCCCTGCTCATGTATCGCTTCAATCGTCTGGGCCCGGCCATGGAGTACGCCCGCCAGAACGGCTACGAAGGTGCCATGTACCCCTGGCAGACGGCCGACGACGGCTACGAGGAAACCCAGGAGCTGCACTACAATCCGCAGAGCGACGACTGGGGGCCGGACCTCTCCAGACGCCAGCGCCACGTCTCCATCGCCGTGTTCTTCAACATCTGGCGCTACGCCGCCTCCAGCGGCGACAACCAGTTTCTGGCCGAGTACGGCGCCGAGGTCATGCTCCAGATCGCCCGCTTTTGGGGCTCCATCGCCTACTTCGACAAGGACACGGGCCGCTACCACATCGAAGGTATCATGGGGCCGGACGAGTTCCATGAAAAGCTCCCCGGCTCGGACACCCTGGGCCTCAAGGACAACGCCTACACGAACATCATGGTGGTCTGGCTGCTGGAAAAGGCGCTTTCCCTGCTCGATACCGGCATCCTCTCGCCCGAGATCATGTCCAAGCTCGAAGAATCCGGCTTCAGCGACAAGGACGTGGCCAAGTGGCGCGACATGACCACGAAGATGAACGTCATCATCACCGACGACGGCATCATCAGCCAGTTCGAGGGCTACATGGACCTGGACGAGCTCGACTGGGACGACTACCGCAAGCGCTATTACTCCGTGGGCCGCATGGACCGCATCCTCAAAGCCGAAGGGGACTCCCCGGACCACTACAAGGTCGCCAAGCAGGCCGACGTGCTCATGACCTACTACCTTCTGGAACCCGATGAGGTCTCCCGCATCCTCAACCAGCTCGGCTATGCGACCGGCGACCCCATCGAGCTGCTCACCAAAAACTACGAGTACTACGTGGCCCGCACCTCCCACGGCTCCACGCTCTCCAAGATCGTCCACACCGTCATCGCCTGTTACGTGCACGGCTGCCACCAGGCCTGGCAGTGGTTCAAGGAGGCCATGGAATCCGACATCTACGACACCCAGGGCGGCACCACCACCGAGGGCATCCACAGCGGCGTCATGGCCGGCACCATCGAGGCCGTTACCCGCTACTTCGCCGGCGTGGACCTCTCCGGTGACGTCATCTGTATCCACCCCAGCCTGCCGGAGCACTGGACCAAGCTCGCCTTCAAGCTCCTCTGGAAAAGCACCTGGTACGGCTTCCGCATCACCCAGGACCGCGTGGCCGTGCGCGTGGAAGGCAAAGGCCACCGCTCCATCCCGGTCCGCATCGTGGATACCGAGCTCATTCTCACCCCCGGTGAGGAACAGGAAGTGCGGTACTGA
- a CDS encoding trehalose 6-phosphate synthase has product MERLPIRKETIYTLLEFYDLMARTRKVKKAMAEDIFAGRPGMENGRQDLNNALDTLLAMPRDGFDPLRLRQVLALDGKGVAVDLAYEKTELLKDLQFIDLDEASFVRFLGTIHPDFERYVQEGVCLLQGKRFRAFITDRDGTVNNYCGRYRSSIQSLYNAVFLARFARNACEFPILLTSAPLASPGVVDVSVMPTGAMILAASKGREYLGLDGKRHAYHIEDAKQAVLDAFNEKISALLEKPEKNKFTLIGSGLQFKFGQTTIARQDISRSVTEQESQTLLDQIEDMVRKVDPEGADLRIEDTGLDVEVILTFETAGGMVKDFDKGDSVRYLDETLGIGMEQGPHLVCGDTPSDLPMLQAAMEKNPDETYGVFVTKKPELAERVREICPRSVVVPEPDILVTMLGRLA; this is encoded by the coding sequence ATGGAACGCTTACCGATACGCAAGGAAACCATCTACACGCTGCTTGAGTTTTACGATCTCATGGCCAGGACCCGCAAGGTCAAGAAGGCCATGGCCGAGGACATATTCGCCGGCAGGCCCGGCATGGAGAACGGACGCCAGGATCTGAACAACGCCCTGGACACGCTGCTGGCCATGCCCCGGGACGGCTTCGATCCCCTCAGGCTCCGGCAGGTTCTCGCCCTGGACGGCAAGGGCGTGGCCGTGGACCTGGCCTACGAAAAGACCGAGCTGCTCAAGGACCTGCAGTTCATCGACCTCGACGAGGCATCATTCGTCCGCTTCCTCGGCACTATCCACCCCGACTTCGAGCGCTACGTCCAGGAGGGCGTCTGCCTGCTCCAGGGCAAACGCTTCCGCGCCTTCATCACCGACCGCGACGGCACGGTGAACAACTACTGCGGTCGCTATCGCTCCTCCATCCAATCGTTGTACAATGCCGTGTTTCTGGCGCGTTTCGCCAGGAATGCCTGCGAGTTTCCGATCCTGCTCACCTCGGCGCCGCTGGCTTCGCCCGGCGTGGTGGACGTGAGCGTGATGCCCACCGGCGCGATGATCCTGGCCGCATCCAAGGGCCGGGAGTACCTGGGCCTGGACGGCAAGCGCCACGCCTATCACATCGAGGACGCCAAGCAGGCCGTGCTCGACGCCTTTAACGAAAAGATATCCGCGCTGCTGGAAAAGCCCGAGAAGAACAAGTTCACACTCATCGGCTCGGGCCTGCAGTTCAAGTTCGGCCAGACCACCATCGCCCGGCAGGACATCTCCCGCTCCGTCACAGAACAGGAGTCCCAGACTCTGCTCGACCAGATCGAGGACATGGTCCGCAAGGTCGATCCCGAAGGCGCGGACCTGCGCATCGAGGACACCGGCCTGGACGTGGAGGTCATCCTGACCTTTGAGACGGCCGGCGGCATGGTCAAGGACTTCGACAAGGGCGACTCGGTCCGCTACCTCGACGAAACCTTGGGAATCGGCATGGAGCAGGGGCCGCACCTCGTCTGCGGCGACACCCCTTCCGACCTGCCCATGCTCCAGGCGGCCATGGAGAAGAACCCGGACGAGACGTACGGCGTGTTCGTCACCAAAAAACCGGAGCTTGCGGAGCGCGTGCGGGAAATCTGCCCGCGCAGCGTCGTCGTGCCGGAACCCGACATCCTTGTGACGATGCTCGGTCGGTTGGCCTGA
- a CDS encoding ABC transporter ATP-binding protein — MAPIVTIEDLKVSFISGQSTVEAVKGVSIEVERGTTHALVGESGSGKSVTALSILRLLNPRSVRYPTGRILFEDQEMLTASDATLRHIRGNKVGVVFQEPMSSLNPLHTVERQIGEVLKLHNGMSGNAARKRIIELLDHVGIREPEERLSSYPHQLSGGQRQRVMIAMAVANEPELLIADEPTTALDVTVQRKVMELLERLRREMGMTMLLITHDLSIVRRWAERVSVMRHGEIVEHGSREQIFEHPEREYTRMLMSTETGEPPEPPQGHVETVLSCDDLKVWFPIKKGVLKKTVGNIKAVDGVSIDVKKGLSLGLVGESGSGKTTLGQALLRLNSSDGPILFHNTRLDSLSQKEMRPFRRKLQVVFQDPFGSLSPRLTVEAIVEEGMKVQGVPQEQLEARVVKVLEEVGMNAEDRHRYPHEFSGGQRQRIAIARGLVLDPEVLVLDEPTSSLDRSVQFQVLELLRRLQAERGLAYLFITHDLKLVQALCHEVVVMRAGQVVEHGPTRALFDNPQTDYTRELVEAAFLKPRPRGEREARD, encoded by the coding sequence ATGGCGCCCATCGTGACCATAGAGGACCTCAAGGTCTCCTTCATCAGCGGTCAGAGCACCGTGGAGGCGGTGAAGGGCGTGTCCATCGAGGTGGAGCGGGGCACAACCCACGCCCTGGTCGGCGAGTCCGGCTCGGGCAAGTCCGTTACCGCGCTGTCCATCCTCCGGCTTCTGAACCCGCGCAGCGTGCGCTATCCCACGGGCCGCATCCTTTTCGAGGACCAGGAGATGCTCACCGCGTCCGACGCGACACTGCGGCACATCCGCGGCAACAAGGTGGGCGTGGTCTTTCAGGAGCCCATGAGCTCGCTCAACCCGCTGCACACCGTGGAGCGCCAGATAGGCGAGGTGCTCAAGCTGCACAACGGCATGTCCGGCAATGCGGCGCGCAAGCGGATCATCGAGCTGCTGGACCACGTGGGCATCCGCGAGCCCGAGGAGCGCCTTTCCTCTTATCCCCACCAGCTCTCCGGCGGCCAGCGCCAGCGCGTGATGATCGCCATGGCCGTGGCCAACGAGCCGGAGCTGCTCATCGCCGACGAGCCGACCACGGCCCTGGACGTCACGGTGCAGCGCAAGGTCATGGAGCTTTTGGAGCGGCTGCGTCGCGAAATGGGCATGACCATGCTGCTCATCACCCACGACCTGTCCATTGTCCGGCGCTGGGCCGAGCGGGTCAGCGTGATGCGCCACGGCGAGATCGTGGAGCACGGGAGCAGGGAGCAGATCTTCGAGCACCCGGAACGCGAGTACACTAGAATGCTCATGTCCACGGAGACCGGGGAGCCGCCCGAGCCGCCGCAGGGACACGTGGAGACCGTGCTCTCCTGCGACGATCTCAAGGTCTGGTTCCCCATCAAGAAGGGCGTGCTCAAGAAGACCGTGGGCAACATCAAGGCCGTGGACGGCGTGAGCATTGACGTGAAGAAGGGGCTTTCCCTGGGCCTGGTGGGCGAATCCGGCTCCGGCAAGACAACCCTGGGCCAGGCCCTGCTGCGGCTCAACAGCTCGGACGGTCCCATCCTCTTCCACAATACCCGGCTCGACAGCCTCTCCCAGAAGGAGATGCGGCCCTTCCGCAGGAAGCTGCAGGTGGTCTTTCAGGACCCCTTTGGCTCGCTCTCCCCGCGGCTCACCGTGGAGGCCATTGTGGAGGAGGGCATGAAGGTGCAGGGCGTTCCCCAGGAGCAGCTGGAGGCGCGCGTGGTCAAGGTGCTGGAGGAGGTGGGCATGAACGCCGAGGACCGCCATCGCTACCCCCACGAGTTCTCCGGCGGCCAGCGCCAGCGCATCGCCATCGCCCGCGGGCTGGTGCTCGACCCCGAGGTGCTCGTGCTGGATGAGCCTACCTCGTCGCTGGACCGCTCGGTGCAGTTCCAGGTGCTGGAGCTGCTCAGGCGGCTGCAGGCAGAGCGCGGGTTGGCCTATCTGTTCATCACCCACGACCTCAAGCTGGTGCAGGCGCTGTGTCACGAAGTGGTGGTCATGCGCGCCGGACAGGTCGTGGAGCACGGCCCCACCCGGGCGCTCTTCGACAATCCGCAGACCGACTACACGCGGGAGCTGGTGGAGGCCGCGTTCCTCAAGCCCCGCCCGCGCGGGGAAAGGGAGGCCAGGGACTGA
- a CDS encoding ABC transporter permease: MAILSPINLRRWRIFKANRRGYICLWLFLALFIISLCAEFVANDKPLLIRFKGEFYAPILQTYPETEFGGTFPTEADYRDPYVQELIEADGWMVWPLIPYNYKTINYDLPQPAPSPPSSENLLGTDDQGRDILARVIYGFRISVLFGLVLTFFSSIVGVIVGALQGYYGGWVDILGQRFMEIWQGLPVLFLLIILSSFVQPNFWWLLGIMLLFSWMTLVDLVRAEFLRGRNLEYVVAARALGLSDRAIMFKHILPNAMVSTVTFLPFILSGAITALTSLDFLGFGLPIGSPSLGELLSQGKANLQAPWIGITAFMTLAVMLSLLVFIGEGLRDALDPRHEAMGG; encoded by the coding sequence GTGGCCATTCTTTCTCCCATCAACCTCAGGCGCTGGCGGATATTCAAGGCCAATCGCCGGGGCTACATCTGCCTGTGGCTGTTTCTGGCGCTGTTCATCATAAGCCTCTGCGCGGAGTTCGTGGCCAACGACAAGCCTTTGCTCATACGCTTCAAGGGTGAGTTCTACGCGCCCATCCTTCAGACCTACCCGGAGACGGAATTCGGCGGCACGTTCCCCACCGAGGCCGACTACCGCGACCCCTACGTGCAGGAGCTCATCGAGGCGGACGGCTGGATGGTCTGGCCGCTGATTCCGTACAACTACAAGACAATCAACTACGACCTGCCGCAGCCGGCGCCCAGCCCGCCCTCCAGTGAGAACCTTCTGGGCACGGACGACCAGGGCCGGGACATCCTGGCGCGGGTTATCTACGGCTTCCGCATTTCCGTGCTCTTCGGCCTGGTGCTCACCTTCTTCAGCTCTATCGTGGGCGTCATCGTGGGCGCGTTGCAGGGCTACTACGGCGGATGGGTGGACATCCTGGGCCAGCGCTTCATGGAGATATGGCAGGGCCTGCCCGTGCTCTTCCTGCTCATCATCCTCTCCAGCTTCGTGCAGCCCAACTTCTGGTGGCTCCTGGGCATCATGCTGCTGTTCAGCTGGATGACGCTGGTGGACCTGGTGCGCGCCGAGTTCCTGCGCGGCCGCAACCTGGAGTATGTCGTGGCGGCGCGGGCCTTGGGGCTTTCGGACAGGGCGATCATGTTCAAGCACATCCTGCCCAACGCCATGGTCTCCACCGTGACGTTCCTGCCGTTCATCCTCAGCGGCGCCATCACCGCGCTGACCTCGCTGGACTTTCTGGGCTTTGGCCTGCCCATCGGCTCGCCGAGCCTGGGCGAGCTGCTCTCCCAGGGCAAGGCGAACCTGCAGGCGCCGTGGATCGGCATCACCGCTTTTATGACTTTGGCTGTGATGCTCTCGCTGCTCGTGTTCATCGGCGAGGGGCTTCGCGACGCCCTGGACCCCAGACACGAGGCCATGGGAGGCTGA
- a CDS encoding microcin C ABC transporter permease YejB, translating to MTSYIIRRLLFMIPTLIGIMTVNFLIIQAAPGGPVEQMITRLEKTEVGALSRVGAGSGGGEVSAPSSGDSTYRGAQGLDPELIKDIKKLYGFDKPLWKRYLMMLGNYARFDFGESFFRGRPVTQLIIERLPVSISLGLWSTLIIYLISIPLGISKAVRHGSKFDIWTSFAVVVGYAIPGFLFAILLVVLFAGGSYFKIFPLRGLVSTNWDDLSLVWQVLDYLWHMVLPVTALSIGGFATLTMLTKNSFLDEINKLYVVTARAKGLTERKILYGHVFRNAMLIIIAGFPAAFISLFFAGSLIIEVIFSLNGLGLLGFESTLQRDYPVLFGSLYIFSLIGLVIKLISDLTYTLVDPRIDFEARGK from the coding sequence ATGACTTCTTACATCATACGCCGCCTTCTGTTCATGATTCCCACGCTTATCGGGATCATGACCGTGAACTTCCTCATCATCCAGGCCGCGCCGGGCGGGCCGGTGGAACAGATGATCACCCGGCTGGAAAAGACCGAGGTCGGCGCGCTCTCCCGCGTGGGGGCAGGGTCCGGCGGAGGCGAGGTGAGCGCCCCATCCTCTGGCGACTCCACCTACCGCGGTGCCCAGGGGCTCGACCCGGAGCTGATCAAAGACATCAAGAAGCTCTACGGCTTCGACAAGCCGCTGTGGAAGCGCTACCTGATGATGCTGGGCAACTACGCGCGGTTCGATTTCGGGGAGAGCTTCTTCCGCGGCCGACCCGTGACCCAGCTGATCATCGAGCGATTGCCGGTGTCCATCTCCCTGGGGCTCTGGTCCACGCTGATCATCTATCTCATCTCCATACCACTGGGCATATCCAAGGCCGTGCGCCACGGCTCCAAGTTCGACATCTGGACGAGCTTCGCCGTGGTGGTGGGCTACGCCATTCCGGGATTCCTCTTCGCCATCCTGCTCGTGGTGCTCTTTGCCGGCGGCAGCTACTTCAAGATATTTCCGCTGCGGGGGCTGGTTTCCACCAACTGGGATGACCTCTCCCTGGTGTGGCAGGTGCTGGACTATTTGTGGCACATGGTGCTGCCGGTCACGGCGTTGTCCATCGGCGGCTTCGCCACCCTGACCATGCTCACCAAGAATTCGTTCCTGGACGAGATCAACAAGCTCTATGTGGTCACGGCGCGGGCCAAGGGGCTCACGGAGCGCAAGATCCTGTACGGCCACGTGTTCCGCAACGCCATGCTGATCATCATCGCCGGCTTCCCGGCGGCGTTCATCTCGCTCTTCTTCGCGGGCTCGCTGATCATCGAGGTCATCTTCTCGCTGAACGGCCTGGGACTGCTGGGCTTCGAGTCCACGCTGCAGCGCGACTATCCCGTACTCTTCGGCTCGCTTTACATCTTCAGCCTCATCGGGCTGGTCATCAAGCTCATCAGCGATCTTACGTACACGCTCGTGGACCCGCGGATCGACTTCGAGGCCAGGGGGAAGTAG